The following proteins come from a genomic window of Pyxidicoccus sp. MSG2:
- a CDS encoding tetratricopeptide repeat protein — protein sequence MSILLLLVGLACVKRPVDYEREYAKQLAPKKLEVSSAPSSGPVRTLRVRVYVDSDYRDQVLLWRSSIVSQLQRASAVVRGPLGVTFELDSTHPWERRSSDSELDATLSELEALDPGEDVDLVIGLVSHLKGFTASQHHLGMARMFGRHCVLREMGNAEEVGYIMRALTHLPADERDSLAHELKLHKETSVLLHEWAHTLGAIHVQNSHWMMYPEYGKNQAAFAPQTMELLAVSLRHLPQARRDAEARRAWARELKEKLASIQWSDWDGPEKDQAVAWLDGIASGRTALERGPVPLPPVDRQRIDEVLALDKQGRFEVAAQQLEPVARRHPDHEDVQALACYVATRAAPGLPATRERCEAAAARFPRHPGPLISLASLRLREGKRAEAQSYLVQVRQRAEARQETNPDQWAELAVLFKETGSVTWAEQVAAKASGVKEVGKVLTWATQMRRWMALPPDPETSGVPVEREGDLIRAAKEVEAQLDKGTATKAEAKLQWLTREFPRAVVVQVLRCEVHLRAGRVGPARAECRKAVAAHDEAVNAHFILGWLAVNAGSRQEARTHLERVIALEPLHADAWRLLAEQYRAAGMRDALMELKGRYRVQFARELPVG from the coding sequence ATGTCCATCCTGCTCTTGCTCGTGGGCCTGGCCTGTGTGAAGCGGCCGGTGGACTACGAGCGCGAGTACGCGAAGCAGCTCGCCCCGAAGAAGCTGGAGGTTTCCTCCGCGCCCTCCTCCGGCCCTGTGCGCACGCTGCGCGTCCGGGTGTACGTCGACTCCGACTACCGGGACCAGGTGCTGCTCTGGAGGAGCAGCATCGTGAGCCAGCTCCAGCGCGCGAGCGCGGTGGTACGCGGGCCGCTCGGAGTGACGTTCGAGCTCGACTCGACGCACCCCTGGGAGCGGCGCAGCTCGGACAGCGAGCTCGACGCGACGCTGTCCGAGTTGGAGGCACTGGACCCCGGCGAGGACGTGGACCTCGTCATCGGGCTCGTGTCCCACCTCAAGGGCTTCACCGCGTCGCAGCACCACCTGGGAATGGCGCGGATGTTCGGCCGCCACTGTGTGCTGCGAGAGATGGGGAACGCGGAAGAGGTCGGCTACATCATGCGCGCGCTCACCCATCTGCCGGCGGACGAGCGCGATTCGCTCGCCCACGAGCTCAAGCTGCACAAGGAGACGTCCGTGCTGCTCCACGAGTGGGCGCACACCCTTGGCGCGATCCACGTCCAGAACTCCCACTGGATGATGTATCCGGAGTACGGGAAGAACCAGGCTGCCTTCGCCCCACAGACGATGGAGCTGCTCGCGGTCAGCCTGCGCCACCTGCCCCAGGCACGGCGTGATGCCGAGGCCCGACGGGCCTGGGCGCGCGAGCTGAAGGAGAAGCTCGCCTCCATCCAGTGGTCCGACTGGGACGGGCCCGAGAAGGACCAGGCCGTCGCGTGGCTCGACGGCATCGCGTCCGGACGCACGGCGCTGGAGCGCGGGCCCGTGCCGCTTCCGCCCGTGGACCGCCAGCGCATCGACGAGGTCCTCGCGCTCGACAAGCAGGGCCGCTTCGAGGTCGCCGCGCAGCAACTGGAGCCCGTTGCCCGCCGCCATCCGGACCACGAGGACGTGCAGGCGCTGGCGTGCTACGTGGCCACCCGGGCCGCGCCCGGCCTGCCCGCCACACGCGAGCGCTGCGAGGCCGCCGCCGCGCGCTTCCCCCGCCATCCCGGCCCGCTGATTTCCCTGGCCTCGCTCCGACTCCGCGAGGGGAAGCGGGCCGAGGCCCAGTCATACCTGGTCCAGGTCCGGCAGCGCGCCGAGGCCCGCCAGGAGACGAACCCCGACCAGTGGGCGGAGCTGGCGGTCCTCTTCAAGGAGACCGGGAGCGTTACCTGGGCCGAGCAGGTCGCGGCGAAGGCTTCTGGCGTGAAGGAGGTGGGCAAGGTGCTCACCTGGGCCACGCAGATGCGGCGCTGGATGGCGCTGCCGCCGGACCCGGAGACGAGCGGCGTGCCCGTGGAGCGCGAGGGAGACCTCATCCGCGCCGCGAAGGAGGTGGAGGCACAGCTCGACAAGGGGACGGCGACGAAGGCCGAGGCGAAGCTCCAATGGCTGACGCGCGAGTTCCCCCGCGCCGTGGTGGTGCAGGTCCTCCGGTGCGAGGTGCACCTGCGCGCCGGCCGCGTGGGGCCTGCGCGGGCGGAGTGCCGCAAGGCCGTGGCGGCGCATGACGAGGCCGTCAACGCGCACTTCATCCTCGGGTGGCTGGCGGTGAACGCGGGCTCGCGCCAGGAGGCGCGCACGCACCTGGAGCGCGTCATCGCGCTGGAGCCGCTCCACGCGGATGCATGGCGCCTGCTCGCGGAGCAGTACCGCGCCGCGGGGATGCGCGATGCGCTCATGGAACTGAAGGGGCGCTACCGCGTGCAGTTCGCGCGCGAGCTGCCTGTGGGGTGA